Proteins from a genomic interval of Trichoderma breve strain T069 chromosome 2, whole genome shotgun sequence:
- a CDS encoding NADH:flavin oxidoreductase / NADH oxidase family domain-containing protein, which translates to MPAQKIPATSKIFQPLKVGRITLPHRIVMAPLSRYRNSDDHVPLNMAVEYYSDRAAVPGTLIISEATAISQDDETDPNGPGIWSDKEIAQWKRIISAVHARGGYFIQQIWSLGRAGDAQFARSKGIKYASSSESPMEGSDITPEELTEEEIWVKIDSFAQAAKTAIAAGADGVELHGAHGYLIDQFTRESINKRTDKWGGSVENRARFAIEAVKAVAAAVGADRTAVRLSPWATFQGATSSDPQAQFLYMLREFRRLNLNLGYVHLKEDELGQHNAYRQNTLEYLLEEWDNWSPVIIAGGFNAENVFSAVDNLYSKWDVAVAFGRYFISNPDLVFRLQNGITLSPYKRDGFYAKKSPVGYIDYPVSEEFLDGSWT; encoded by the exons ATGCCAGCACAGAAAATACCCGCGACATCCAAGATATTCCAGCCTCTCAAGGTCGGTAGAATTACGCTGCCTCATCGCATAGTGATGGCACCACTTTCACGATATCGCAACAGCGATGACCATGTGCCTCTAAATATGGCAGTCGAGTACTACTCCGACCGAGCGGCCGTCCCTGGGACGCTCATTATAAGCGAAGCAACAGCAATATCTCAAGACGATGAGACTGATCCCAATGGTCCTGGTATTTGGAGTGATAAGGAGATTGCCCAGTGGAAGCGCATAATCAGCGCCGTACATGCTAGGGGTGGCTATTTTATACAGCAGATCTGGAGCCTAGGCCGCGCAGGTGACGCACAATTTGCGCGTTCCAAGGGCATTAAATACGCATCGAGCAGCGAGAGTCCCATGGAGGGTTCTGATATAACGCCTGAGGAACTGACTGAGGAGGAAATATGGGTCAAAATTGACAGTTTTGCCCAAGCTGCGAAAACAGCCATTGCCGCAGGGGCAGATGGCGTTGAGCTGCACGGCGCTCACGGCTACTTAATTGACCAATTCACTCGGGAATCTATCAATAAAAGAACGGATAAATGGGGTGGCTCAGTTGAGAACAGGGCACGTTTTGCCATcgaggctgtcaaggccgttgctgctgccgtcgGGGCAGATCGTACGGCTGTTCGTCTTAGCCCTTGGGCGACATTCCAAGGCGCGACATCATCTGATCCGCAGGCTCAGTTTCTATACATGTTGCGCGAGTTCAGGAGGCTGAACCTGAACCTCGGTTATGTTCATCTG AAGGAAGACGAGCTTGGCCAACACAACGCTTATAGACAAAACACACTCGAGTACCTGCTGGAGGAATGGGACAATTGGTCGCCCGTTATCATTGCTGGTGGCTTTAATGCGGAGAACGTCTTCTCAGCCGTGGATAACCTGTATTCCAAGTGGGATGTGGCTGTTGCATTTGGAAGATATTTTATTTCCAATCCCGACTTGGTATTCCGCCTTCAGAATGGGATCACTCTTAGTCCCTACAAACGAGATGGCTTTTATGCTAAGAAATCTCCTGTGGGATATATCGACTATCCTGTGAGCGAAGAATTTTTGGATGGAAGCTGGACATGA